The Salmo salar chromosome ssa06, Ssal_v3.1, whole genome shotgun sequence genome window below encodes:
- the tnfsf18 gene encoding uncharacterized protein tnfsf18: MMPQQSMDRCEVSENCHHLSPGAQGSQRRLVSGLLLWVGLLTVSHVVSITLLVITRPHALPLPEIVSAPKPTADTSPSIPLEPQRVPWQMLTFEPTSIGDNDVSVVRSVIKWKTQSKANHFVSLKDGSLTINQDGCYFLYLQVTLETPEVSGQHIVRVNKTNRVLLEVRMTNTSLSTGFLGRAVDLAASDNLTVTVSPIARINTTYTATYLGIIGPKLYL, encoded by the exons ATGATGCCGCAGCAGTCGATGGATCGCTGTGAGGTTTCAGAGAACTGCCACCATCTTAGCCCGGGGGCCCAGGGGAGCCAGCGGCGCCTGGTCAGTGGACTCCTTCTCTGGGTCGGTCTCCTCACCGTCAGCCACGTGGTCTCCATCACCCTCCTCGTCATCACCAGGCCACACGCACTG CCTCTGCCAGAAATAGTTTCAGCTCCAAAACCCACAGCAGACACATCTCCG AGCATACCCCTGGAGCCACAAAGAGTGCcatggcaaatgctcacctttgaacCCACAAGTATAGGCG ATAATGATGTCTCGGTGGTGAGAAGTGTGATCAAGTGGAAGACGCAGTCCAAGGCGAATCATTTTGTCTCCCTAAAGGACGGATCCCTGACCATCAACCAGGATGGTTGTTACTTCCTGTATCTTCAGGTGACTCTGGAGACACCAGAGGTGTCTGGACAGCATATAGTGAGAGTGAACAAGACCAACAGAGTCCTGCTGGAAGTAAGGATGACCAACACCTCCCTCAGCACAGGGTTCCTTGGCAGGGCTGTGGATCTAGCAGCCTCTGACAACCTCACAGTCACTGTCTCCCCTATTGCCAGGATCAACACCACCTACACTGCCACATACCTGGGCATCATAGGTCCAAAATTATACCTGTAG
- the tnfsf14 gene encoding tumor necrosis factor ligand superfamily member 14 has translation MAEGGVPYPSVFMVDSHAAYPPLPPKPRPPGRGGAAQSLLFLLVGLALCGLAIEACFIYHLYSKQGSAVSGSAGMSIQDQEDIPKEVPPTSRPNPIVLPSKPVAHLTAGPQAPHGDGVMVWDMQTEPLLHEMEYKDGKLVIQKEGYYYVYSKIFFSEVDVAFTHSVCRTTPRYLRKDIELLKSRRYYPKSGKMISSSNSYLGGVFHFFKDDSIFVKVKNVTQVRIHSSTENVFGIYMI, from the exons ATGGCTGAGGGTGGTGTCCCGTACCCCTCCGTGTTCATGGTGGATAGCCATGCAGCCTACCCACCGCTGCCCCCCAAACCGAGACCTCCTGGTCGGGGTGGTGCGGCCCAAAGCCTGCTGTTCTTGCTGGTTGGTCTGGCTTTGTGTGGCTTGGCCATAGAGGCCTGCTTCATCTACCACCTCTACTCCAAACAGGGATCT GCGGTGTCAGGGTCAGCTGGTATGAGTATCCAAG ACCAAGAGGACATTCCGAAGGAGGTGCCCCCAACTTCAAGACCAAACCCGATTGTGTTGCCTTCAAAACCTGTTGCACATCTGACAG CTGGACCTCAAGCACCCCATGGAGATGGAGTCATGGTATGGGATATGCAGACAGAACCGCTCCTCCATGAAATGGAGTATAAAGATGGCAAGCTTGTCATCCAGAAGGAAGGCTACTACTACGTCTACTCTAAGATCTTCTTCAGTGAGGTCGATGTTGCATTCACACACTCGGTCTGCAGAACTACTCCACGGTACCTTAGGAAGGACATTGAACTCCTTAAGTCCAGGAGATATTACCCCAAGTCTGGGAAAATGATATCCTCATCAAACAGCTACCTGGGAGGGGTGTTCCACTTCTTTAAAGATGACTCCATCTTTGTCAAAGTGAAAAATGTCACTCAAGTTCGGATACACTCTTCCACAGAGAACGTGTTTGGTATCTATATGATATAA